GAAAATTGCTAATCTAAATATTCCTGAAAACAGCAGAACTCTCATTCAAGGACCAAGCGGTTCTGGAAAAACAACCCTCTTATCCCTGTTAGCAGGGATTCTATTACCCACTTCAGGGCAAACGGTTGTCCTCAGTGAAGACCTGACGAGATTAAACAGCAAAAGGAGAGATGCCTTTCGAGTGGACCACATTGGTTTTCTTTTCCAGCAGTTCAATCTGATTCCTTACCTCAATCTTATCGAAAATGTTCTACTCCCCTGTAGATTCAGCAGAGTACGCTATCAGAATGCAGGAAGTGATGAGGCTGGTTTAAAAGATGAGGCTTGCCGCTTACTCAACCTCCTAGGGTTGGAACCCGAAAAATTTTCTCATCTGACGACTCAGAAACTAAGTGTAGGCCAACAACAAAGAGTTGCTGCAGCTCGAGCACTTGTAGGAAATCCAAAACTGATTTTGGCAGATGAACCAACTTCAGCACTTGACCCTGAAAATCGATTAGCTTTTTTGGAATTAATATTTAAAGAGTGCTCAAAAAACCAAACTACCTTGATCATGGTCAGTCACGATACGTCTCTATCGGCTCAATTTGATCAAGTCATTGACCTAGATGTTTTGAATCAAGCGAACAGGTTCTGAATTGGATTTTTCAGCAGAGAGAACTGAACATGCTGTTTAAATTAGCTTGGTTGAGCATCTTGAACAGAAGGGGCACAGCCTTTTTAACGATTTTTTCCATAGCCGTCAGTGTGGCGCTTTTGCTCGGTATCG
The DNA window shown above is from SAR324 cluster bacterium and carries:
- a CDS encoding ATP-binding cassette domain-containing protein: MKKHAVLLRDLKFAWPASTISTLKIANLNIPENSRTLIQGPSGSGKTTLLSLLAGILLPTSGQTVVLSEDLTRLNSKRRDAFRVDHIGFLFQQFNLIPYLNLIENVLLPCRFSRVRYQNAGSDEAGLKDEACRLLNLLGLEPEKFSHLTTQKLSVGQQQRVAAARALVGNPKLILADEPTSALDPENRLAFLELIFKECSKNQTTLIMVSHDTSLSAQFDQVIDLDVLNQANRF